From the Esox lucius isolate fEsoLuc1 chromosome 21, fEsoLuc1.pri, whole genome shotgun sequence genome, one window contains:
- the pdha1b gene encoding pyruvate dehydrogenase E1 component subunit alpha, mitochondrial isoform X4 codes for MQNMLTLISNVFRLGNASKNVGTRMVVSARSFADFTPQASFPIKKCDLHRLEEGPSDEALLTREQGLQYYRTMQTVRRMELKADQLYKQKIIRGFCHLYDGQEACAMGIEAGINPTDHLITAYRAHGYTFTRGVAVREILAELTGRRGGVAKGKGGSMHMYAKNFYGGNGIVGAQVPLGAGVALACQYQGNNQVCVTLYGDGAANQGQIFESFNMAALWKLPCIFICENNKFGMGTSVERSSASTDYYKRGDYIPGLKVDGMDVLCVREAIRFAADYCRAGKGPIVMELETYRYHGHSMSDPGVSYRTREEIQEVRTKNDPISMLKERMLSNNMSSVEELKEIDLEIRKVIEDAAQYAISDPEPSLDELCNHIYARDPPMEVRGTNPWVKLKSVS; via the exons gggaccaggatggtggtgtccGCGCGGTCCTTTGCCGACTTCACCCCCCAAGCCAGCTTTCCCATCAAG AAGTGTGACCTGCACCGTTTAGAGGAGGGTCCCTCTGACGAGGCATTGCTGACCAGAGAACAGGGCCTCCAGTACTACCGGACCATGCAGACGGTGAGGCGCATGGAGCTGAAGGCTGACCAGCTCTACAAGCAGAAAATCATCAGAGGCTTCTGTCACCTCTACGACGGACAG GAGGCGTGTGCGATGGGCATCGAGGCCGGCATTAACCCAACAGACCACCTGATCACAGCATACCGCGCCCACGGCTACACCTTCACTCGAGGTGTGGCTGTTAGAGAGATCCTGGCTGAACTCACAG GTCGTAGAGGGGGCGTGGCCAAGGGGAAAGGTGGTTCGATGCACATGTACGCCAAAAACTTCTACGGAGGAAACGGAATCGTCGGGGCTCAG GTTCCACTGGGGGCAGGTGTGGCTCTAGCCTGTCAGTACCAAGGCAacaaccaggtgtgtgtgacaCTGTATGGAGACGGAGCAGCCAATCAG GGCCAGATCTTTGAGTCTTTCAACATGGCGGCTCTGTGGAAGCTTCCGTGTATTTTCATCTGTGAGAACAACAAGTTTGGTATGGGGACGTCGGTGGAGAGGTCCTCTGCTAGCACGGACTACTACAAACGAGGAGACTATATACCTGGATTAAAG GTGGATGGCATGGACGTGCTGTGTGTGAGGGAGGCCATCAGGTTCGCCGCAGACTACTGCAGAGCCGGGAAG GGTCCTATTGTCATGGAGCTGGAGACATACCGTTACCATGGACACAGCATGAGCGACCCTGGGGTTAG CTATCGTACCCGTGAGGAGATCCAGGAGGTGCGGACCAAGAATGACCCCATAAGCATGCTGAAGGAACGCATGCTGTCTAACAACATGTCTTCTGTGGAGGAGctcaag GAAATCGATCTGGAGATCAGGAAGGTAATTGAGGACGCGGCCCAGTATGCCATCTCTGACCCGGAACCGTCGCTGGACGAGCTCTGCAACCACATCTATGCCAGGGATCCACCCATGGAGGTCCGCGGGACCAACCCCTGGGTCAAACTGAAGTCTGTCAGCTAG
- the pdha1b gene encoding pyruvate dehydrogenase E1 component subunit alpha, mitochondrial isoform X3 — protein MQNMLTLISNVFRLGNASKNVGAQAVSEGTRMVVSARSFADFTPQASFPIKKCDLHRLEEGPSDEALLTREQGLQYYRTMQTVRRMELKADQLYKQKIIRGFCHLYDGQEACAMGIEAGINPTDHLITAYRAHGYTFTRGVAVREILAELTGRRGGVAKGKGGSMHMYAKNFYGGNGIVGAQVPLGAGVALACQYQGNNQVCVTLYGDGAANQGQIFESFNMAALWKLPCIFICENNKFGMGTSVERSSASTDYYKRGDYIPGLKVDGMDVLCVREAIRFAADYCRAGKGPIVMELETYRYHGHSMSDPGVSYRTREEIQEVRTKNDPISMLKERMLSNNMSSVEELKEIDLEIRKVIEDAAQYAISDPEPSLDELCNHIYARDPPMEVRGTNPWVKLKSVS, from the exons gggaccaggatggtggtgtccGCGCGGTCCTTTGCCGACTTCACCCCCCAAGCCAGCTTTCCCATCAAG AAGTGTGACCTGCACCGTTTAGAGGAGGGTCCCTCTGACGAGGCATTGCTGACCAGAGAACAGGGCCTCCAGTACTACCGGACCATGCAGACGGTGAGGCGCATGGAGCTGAAGGCTGACCAGCTCTACAAGCAGAAAATCATCAGAGGCTTCTGTCACCTCTACGACGGACAG GAGGCGTGTGCGATGGGCATCGAGGCCGGCATTAACCCAACAGACCACCTGATCACAGCATACCGCGCCCACGGCTACACCTTCACTCGAGGTGTGGCTGTTAGAGAGATCCTGGCTGAACTCACAG GTCGTAGAGGGGGCGTGGCCAAGGGGAAAGGTGGTTCGATGCACATGTACGCCAAAAACTTCTACGGAGGAAACGGAATCGTCGGGGCTCAG GTTCCACTGGGGGCAGGTGTGGCTCTAGCCTGTCAGTACCAAGGCAacaaccaggtgtgtgtgacaCTGTATGGAGACGGAGCAGCCAATCAG GGCCAGATCTTTGAGTCTTTCAACATGGCGGCTCTGTGGAAGCTTCCGTGTATTTTCATCTGTGAGAACAACAAGTTTGGTATGGGGACGTCGGTGGAGAGGTCCTCTGCTAGCACGGACTACTACAAACGAGGAGACTATATACCTGGATTAAAG GTGGATGGCATGGACGTGCTGTGTGTGAGGGAGGCCATCAGGTTCGCCGCAGACTACTGCAGAGCCGGGAAG GGTCCTATTGTCATGGAGCTGGAGACATACCGTTACCATGGACACAGCATGAGCGACCCTGGGGTTAG CTATCGTACCCGTGAGGAGATCCAGGAGGTGCGGACCAAGAATGACCCCATAAGCATGCTGAAGGAACGCATGCTGTCTAACAACATGTCTTCTGTGGAGGAGctcaag GAAATCGATCTGGAGATCAGGAAGGTAATTGAGGACGCGGCCCAGTATGCCATCTCTGACCCGGAACCGTCGCTGGACGAGCTCTGCAACCACATCTATGCCAGGGATCCACCCATGGAGGTCCGCGGGACCAACCCCTGGGTCAAACTGAAGTCTGTCAGCTAG
- the pdha1b gene encoding pyruvate dehydrogenase E1 component subunit alpha, mitochondrial isoform X1, which produces MQNMLTLISNVFRLGNASKNVGAQAVSELLIGLSKYVDLTAPPAPATPRQPPLPPGTRMVVSARSFADFTPQASFPIKKCDLHRLEEGPSDEALLTREQGLQYYRTMQTVRRMELKADQLYKQKIIRGFCHLYDGQEACAMGIEAGINPTDHLITAYRAHGYTFTRGVAVREILAELTGRRGGVAKGKGGSMHMYAKNFYGGNGIVGAQVPLGAGVALACQYQGNNQVCVTLYGDGAANQGQIFESFNMAALWKLPCIFICENNKFGMGTSVERSSASTDYYKRGDYIPGLKVDGMDVLCVREAIRFAADYCRAGKGPIVMELETYRYHGHSMSDPGVSYRTREEIQEVRTKNDPISMLKERMLSNNMSSVEELKEIDLEIRKVIEDAAQYAISDPEPSLDELCNHIYARDPPMEVRGTNPWVKLKSVS; this is translated from the exons CTGCTGATTGGCCTGTCCAAATACGTCGATTTAACCGCACCGCCTGCCCCAGCAACTCCTCGGcaaccaccactaccacca gggaccaggatggtggtgtccGCGCGGTCCTTTGCCGACTTCACCCCCCAAGCCAGCTTTCCCATCAAG AAGTGTGACCTGCACCGTTTAGAGGAGGGTCCCTCTGACGAGGCATTGCTGACCAGAGAACAGGGCCTCCAGTACTACCGGACCATGCAGACGGTGAGGCGCATGGAGCTGAAGGCTGACCAGCTCTACAAGCAGAAAATCATCAGAGGCTTCTGTCACCTCTACGACGGACAG GAGGCGTGTGCGATGGGCATCGAGGCCGGCATTAACCCAACAGACCACCTGATCACAGCATACCGCGCCCACGGCTACACCTTCACTCGAGGTGTGGCTGTTAGAGAGATCCTGGCTGAACTCACAG GTCGTAGAGGGGGCGTGGCCAAGGGGAAAGGTGGTTCGATGCACATGTACGCCAAAAACTTCTACGGAGGAAACGGAATCGTCGGGGCTCAG GTTCCACTGGGGGCAGGTGTGGCTCTAGCCTGTCAGTACCAAGGCAacaaccaggtgtgtgtgacaCTGTATGGAGACGGAGCAGCCAATCAG GGCCAGATCTTTGAGTCTTTCAACATGGCGGCTCTGTGGAAGCTTCCGTGTATTTTCATCTGTGAGAACAACAAGTTTGGTATGGGGACGTCGGTGGAGAGGTCCTCTGCTAGCACGGACTACTACAAACGAGGAGACTATATACCTGGATTAAAG GTGGATGGCATGGACGTGCTGTGTGTGAGGGAGGCCATCAGGTTCGCCGCAGACTACTGCAGAGCCGGGAAG GGTCCTATTGTCATGGAGCTGGAGACATACCGTTACCATGGACACAGCATGAGCGACCCTGGGGTTAG CTATCGTACCCGTGAGGAGATCCAGGAGGTGCGGACCAAGAATGACCCCATAAGCATGCTGAAGGAACGCATGCTGTCTAACAACATGTCTTCTGTGGAGGAGctcaag GAAATCGATCTGGAGATCAGGAAGGTAATTGAGGACGCGGCCCAGTATGCCATCTCTGACCCGGAACCGTCGCTGGACGAGCTCTGCAACCACATCTATGCCAGGGATCCACCCATGGAGGTCCGCGGGACCAACCCCTGGGTCAAACTGAAGTCTGTCAGCTAG
- the pdha1b gene encoding pyruvate dehydrogenase E1 component subunit alpha, mitochondrial isoform X2: MQNMLTLISNVFRLGNASKNVLLIGLSKYVDLTAPPAPATPRQPPLPPGTRMVVSARSFADFTPQASFPIKKCDLHRLEEGPSDEALLTREQGLQYYRTMQTVRRMELKADQLYKQKIIRGFCHLYDGQEACAMGIEAGINPTDHLITAYRAHGYTFTRGVAVREILAELTGRRGGVAKGKGGSMHMYAKNFYGGNGIVGAQVPLGAGVALACQYQGNNQVCVTLYGDGAANQGQIFESFNMAALWKLPCIFICENNKFGMGTSVERSSASTDYYKRGDYIPGLKVDGMDVLCVREAIRFAADYCRAGKGPIVMELETYRYHGHSMSDPGVSYRTREEIQEVRTKNDPISMLKERMLSNNMSSVEELKEIDLEIRKVIEDAAQYAISDPEPSLDELCNHIYARDPPMEVRGTNPWVKLKSVS; the protein is encoded by the exons CTGCTGATTGGCCTGTCCAAATACGTCGATTTAACCGCACCGCCTGCCCCAGCAACTCCTCGGcaaccaccactaccacca gggaccaggatggtggtgtccGCGCGGTCCTTTGCCGACTTCACCCCCCAAGCCAGCTTTCCCATCAAG AAGTGTGACCTGCACCGTTTAGAGGAGGGTCCCTCTGACGAGGCATTGCTGACCAGAGAACAGGGCCTCCAGTACTACCGGACCATGCAGACGGTGAGGCGCATGGAGCTGAAGGCTGACCAGCTCTACAAGCAGAAAATCATCAGAGGCTTCTGTCACCTCTACGACGGACAG GAGGCGTGTGCGATGGGCATCGAGGCCGGCATTAACCCAACAGACCACCTGATCACAGCATACCGCGCCCACGGCTACACCTTCACTCGAGGTGTGGCTGTTAGAGAGATCCTGGCTGAACTCACAG GTCGTAGAGGGGGCGTGGCCAAGGGGAAAGGTGGTTCGATGCACATGTACGCCAAAAACTTCTACGGAGGAAACGGAATCGTCGGGGCTCAG GTTCCACTGGGGGCAGGTGTGGCTCTAGCCTGTCAGTACCAAGGCAacaaccaggtgtgtgtgacaCTGTATGGAGACGGAGCAGCCAATCAG GGCCAGATCTTTGAGTCTTTCAACATGGCGGCTCTGTGGAAGCTTCCGTGTATTTTCATCTGTGAGAACAACAAGTTTGGTATGGGGACGTCGGTGGAGAGGTCCTCTGCTAGCACGGACTACTACAAACGAGGAGACTATATACCTGGATTAAAG GTGGATGGCATGGACGTGCTGTGTGTGAGGGAGGCCATCAGGTTCGCCGCAGACTACTGCAGAGCCGGGAAG GGTCCTATTGTCATGGAGCTGGAGACATACCGTTACCATGGACACAGCATGAGCGACCCTGGGGTTAG CTATCGTACCCGTGAGGAGATCCAGGAGGTGCGGACCAAGAATGACCCCATAAGCATGCTGAAGGAACGCATGCTGTCTAACAACATGTCTTCTGTGGAGGAGctcaag GAAATCGATCTGGAGATCAGGAAGGTAATTGAGGACGCGGCCCAGTATGCCATCTCTGACCCGGAACCGTCGCTGGACGAGCTCTGCAACCACATCTATGCCAGGGATCCACCCATGGAGGTCCGCGGGACCAACCCCTGGGTCAAACTGAAGTCTGTCAGCTAG